CTAATAATATACCATAATACCTGTCCGCATCTTCAACATTTGTTGCGATGACAGCAACCCTAAGCCAACCACTTATTCCGCTTCGCCATCTCCACCGCCTCAATCCGATTATGCACCCCAAGCTTGCTAAAAATGGCCGATAGATAATTACGCACCGTCCCTTCAGATAAAAACAAGGACGCAGCGATTTGTTTAGATGACAACCCACTAGCAACCTCCGCCAAAACTGCCAGTTCGCGGTCAGTGAGAGGATTGCTTTCAGCCGTGACCATATTTGTCACCAACTCTGGCGCGTAAATTGTTTGCCCAGTCATCACTTTACGAATTACGGCGATTAAGTCGTCGCTCGGGTTATCCTTTAAAAGATAACCATTCACTTTAGCCGCAACGGCGCGCTCGAAATAGGCCTTTTGCGCAAAGGTGGTCAAAATAATGACTTTCATTGGCAAGTCACTTTCATGAATTTTATCGGCGACATCAAGGCCGGTTAGTTTTGGCATCTCAATGTCCAAAATGGCAACATCAGGCTTGAGTTGCTGGATGTCTTCCCATGCCTTTGCACCATCTCCAGCACTTCCCAGCACATGCAAATCCTCTTCTAAGTCCAATAGCTGGGTGAGTGCCGAGTTTAACATGCTTTGATCTTCAGCGAGATATAACGTAATCAAGATAGTTGCTGCCACTCCTTTGGTAATGTAAGTGTGACCAGAGTACCTTGCCGATTGTGGATGATCGCAAAGGTGCCGTTAACTTCCGCCATCCGTTGCTGCATGCCGCTAATGCCGTTTGAACCCGCGCGGACGTAATTTTTGGATCGGCCGTCATCTTGAATGTTGACGATATAGGCGCTTGGCGTATCACATTCGTAATGGCTTCGGAAATGACCGGACTTAGGTGAATCTGCACCTTGGTTGGCCATTCAGTGGCGTCATTTTCGCCGTCTGTCAGCAAAACAACATTGGCTTCCGCAAGGTTTTTTTCCTTGCGTTAACATCATCTCACTTAGCGACTGTTGGTGCAGGTCATTGACGATTGAGCGGACCAGTTGCAAATCGTGACGACTGGTTTGGGCAATGTCGTCCAGTTCCGGTCCGACGCGCTCAGGTGCCTTGTCCAGTAGTTTTTTGGCGAGCTCAGCCTTAAGGGTCATCATCGAAAAGCTTTGGCCGAGGGTGTCGTGCAAGTCGCGCGCAATCCGTTCGCGTTCACCACGACGAACGATGGCCTGCAGACGCCGATTTGTTTGCCGAAGTTGGCGTTGGCGGATAATGGAGCGTGAGGCAGTATAGGCAAAGATTGGGGAGACAAGCGGGAAAACAAGATTGAGCAAGTTACCATTTGAGATGTTTAAAGTACCCGGATGGATCAGATTGGCGCGCCATAGACCCACGAGAATAATGAGGTAAAAAGCTGTGGCGAACCAGTGAAAATATTTTCGTGGGTACCTAGCTAAAATAAAGGACACTTGCCAACCGGGATAAATAATCATGTAATCATTGAAAGCGAAGATGGCAAATAAACCGGTGATCGCCAGCTCCAGCGGAATCGTGACGGGTAGCCACCGGTCGATTTCGTTGACCAGAATGTAGACGACCAGAAACACCACGCCCAAGCCGAGCCAAATCCAGTCAGTGACCGATTTTGTCGGAACATATTGAGCCATGATATACGGCAAATAGACCAGCCAAATATAGCTGGTCCATTCGAGATTCATCAACCATGACCGAAGATTATGCTTCACCCAAAGCCACGCCCTTCTGTTGCTCATGTTTTGTCTTGACAACCACTAGCAAACTCCCGAGCACAAACCAGACGGCAATCCCAACTAGATTTGTTAAGTCTACTGTAGCACGTGAGGTCACCTGATTTAAGAGATTATTCACGAAGTAAGTCGGCGTCTCCTTGCCGATGGTTTGTAACCACTTCGGTAGCAGGCTGATGGGCCACCATAAGCCGCTGATAATGGCCATGGGAAAAGTGAGTAAATTACTGGCCAAGCTGAGCATTTCTTCGCGCCGGATATGGGACAACGCAATGCCAATCATCAGGATAGGTAATTGACCGATTAAAATAATGCCAAGGAAGCCTAACCACTGACCAGCATCAAGGCTGACATTGTTAACGCCAATCGCAATGCCGCCTAAGACAATCACCGAAAGAAGGCTCATCATCAGCATCCAGAAAGTGATTGAGACGTAATAGGGAACCATGCCTTTTGGCGATAATCTTAAAAATGTCGTGAATCCTTTGTCGCGATCGCGTTTCAAGATGGACGCAATGCTGAAGAGTGCTTCGAGGAGAATACTAAAAACAATCATTTGATCCATATAACTAATGTTAAATTGTTTGATTGCCACAGCAGAGCCACTGATCATGGCTTTGGTATAAAGTAGATAGAATCCTGCTGGCATCAAGAGCGCAAGGAAAATAAACGAAAAGTTGCGGAGCACCAGGCGCTTGCCGTCAAAGGCCACTTGAGCTAAGAATGTTTTCATGATTGTGTGACCTCCTGTTTGGTTAATTGTAGGAAAATGTCTTCAAGTGATTCGCGATTCAAGCTGATTTGATGCAGTCGATTGAGCATCGGCACGAGTGCTTTCAGCGTCTGATCACCGTTGCGGCTGTGAATGACCAGTTTGTCACCCATGCTGTGGACGTGGTCGACATCAGCCAGTCCGCTAAAAATGGCCGGTTGCAGATCAGTTTCACAAGTAATTGTGGCGCCCAGATGTTGTTTTTGAAGCTGTTGTAAGGTGCCATCGAACGTAAAGCGGCCATTTTGCAAGATCAATAAGCGATCGGCAATTTGCTGAATTTCTTCGAGGTAGTGACTAGTGATAACGATGGTTTTGCCTTGTTGTCGCAGTTGTTCAACTTGATCCCAAAAAGCTTTTCGGGCATTCGCGTCCATGCCGACAGTCGGTTCGTCTAGGAACAGCAGATCAGGTTGGCCGATTAACGCAACGGCAAAGGTGACAC
Above is a window of Lacticaseibacillus casei DSM 20011 = JCM 1134 = ATCC 393 DNA encoding:
- a CDS encoding ABC transporter permease; the encoded protein is MKTFLAQVAFDGKRLVLRNFSFIFLALLMPAGFYLLYTKAMISGSAVAIKQFNISYMDQMIVFSILLEALFSIASILKRDRDKGFTTFLRLSPKGMVPYYVSITFWMLMMSLLSVIVLGGIAIGVNNVSLDAGQWLGFLGIILIGQLPILMIGIALSHIRREEMLSLASNLLTFPMAIISGLWWPISLLPKWLQTIGKETPTYFVNNLLNQVTSRATVDLTNLVGIAVWFVLGSLLVVVKTKHEQQKGVALGEA
- a CDS encoding response regulator transcription factor; amino-acid sequence: MITLYLAEDQSMLNSALTQLLDLEEDLHVLGSAGDGAKAWEDIQQLKPDVAILDIEMPKLTGLDVADKIHESDLPMKVIILTTFAQKAYFERAVAAKVNGYLLKDNPSDDLIAVIRKVMTGQTIYAPELVTNMVTAESNPLTDRELAVLAEVASGLSSKQIAASLFLSEGTVRNYLSAIFSKLGVHNRIEAVEMAKRNKWLA